Proteins from a single region of Syngnathus typhle isolate RoL2023-S1 ecotype Sweden linkage group LG10, RoL_Styp_1.0, whole genome shotgun sequence:
- the LOC133161257 gene encoding polycomb protein SCMH1 yields the protein MRKPVPQKAIEWKDARRIKHARSGRPSRVPSLFQGHFSWEKYLKDTGTSAAPASCFRQSLTPPINEFKAGMKLEAQDPRNTTSTCIATVVGLTGSRLRLRLDGSDNKNDFWRLVDSSEIQPIGNCEKSGGMLQPPLGFRLNASSWPLFLLKTLNGAEMAPPRIFHKQEPPAPEKNAFQVGMKLEAVDRKNPHFICPATVGALRGVEVEVTFDGWRGAFDYYCRYDSRDIFPVGWCARTGDNLQPPGTKAVMPKTLGLLTDGTVDSSAVHAPPAVSKAAGQRGRKPGRRKAKGSWSQKASALPSIRTDKGLEPVKVPKKRGPKPGRKLSWVKKASFSPDATAGPGRPRTGPGRPRGRLSVNWAQRLALPQTQDAPVKIPKKRGPKPGSKRKPRLVANPVPTSPTSSTPEPDTSTVPLDNATIPKFALQAPTVCVYLNKYSKVGPHLEQRRIRQLPDHFGPGQASSVLQQCVQACVDSAHNQATVFSCLKPGQGGKVISAFFEKQQHTLTLPIASSVTYVLRFLEKLCHNLHCDPLFGSQPVAGESPLFTTDRKGLAELTTNPGRGTKRHLHDSHKTPLAKISRAAANWLSVESSVAAARLEHFKMRPLSPSSQKLGSRVQSSGPSCFGESPKPGGQDPNVWSVDDVMHYIRDIDPVLAPHADLFRKHEIDGKALLLLRSDTMMKYMGLKLGPALKLTFHIDKLKRA from the exons ATGAGGAAGCCTGTGCCACAGAAAG CTATAGAGTGGAAAGATGCAAGAAGGATCAAGCACGCTCGGAGTGGACGGCCCTCTCGGGTGCCCTCCCTCTTCCAAG GCCATTTCAGTTGGGAGAAGTACCTCAAAGATACAGGCACCAGTGCGGCACCTGCTTCATGCTTCCGTCAG AGCCTGACGCCGCCGATCAATGAGTTCAAAGCGGGTATGAAGCTGGAGGCTCAGGACCCGCGCAACACCACCTCCACCTGCATCGCCACTGTGGTGGGCCTGACGGGCTCGCGGCTCCGCCTGCGCCTCGATGGCTCCGACAACAAGAATGACTTCTGGCGCCTGGTGGACTCGTCCGAGATCCAGCCCATTGGCAATTGCGAGAAGAGCGGCGGAATGCTGCAGCCGCCACTTG GTTTCCGCCTCAACGCATCCTCCTGGCCCTTGTTTCTTCTGAAGACACTCAATGGTGCTGAGATGGCCCCTCCACGGATCTTTCACAAG CAGGAGCCCCCCGCTCCGGAGAAGAACGCCTTCCAAGTGGGCATGAAGCTGGAGGCGGTGGACCGCAAGAACCCTCACTTCATCTGCCCGGCCACAGTGGGCGCGCTGCGCGGAGTGGAGGTGGAGGTCACCTTTGACGGCTGGCGCGGTGCCTTCGACTACTACTGCCGCTACGACTCGCGCGACATCTTCCCGGTGGGCTGGTGCGCCCGAACTGGGGACAACCTGCAGCCGCCCGGAACAAAAG CGGTGATGCCAAAGACGCTAGGGCTGTTAACGGACGGCACCGTGGACAGCTCGGCCGTGCACGCGCCCCCTGCAGTAAGCAAAGCTGCTGGTCAAAGGGGCCGCAAACCCGGCCGCAGGAAAGCCAAGGGCTCCTGGAGTCAAAAAGCCTCGGCACTGCCAAGCATCCGGACAGACAAAGGCCTGGAGCCTGTTAAGGTGCCCAAGAAACGCGGACCAAAACCAGGGCGGAAG ttGAGCTGGGTGAAGAAAGCCAGCTTCTCGCCGGACGCCACGGCTGGGCCCGGGCGGCCTAGGACGGGCCCGGGACGACCCCGTGGGAGGCTCTCAGTCAACTGGGCGCAGAGGTTAGCCCTGCCGCAGACGCAGGACGCGCCCGTcaagattccaaagaaaagaggcCCAAAGCCTGGCAGCAAG AGAAAACCTCGCCTGGTAGCTAATCCAGTCCCCACGTCGCCCACCAGCAGCACCCCGGAGCCCGACACCAGCACCGTGCCCCTCGACAACGCCACCATCCCCAAATTTGCACTACAGGCCCCTACAG TATGCGTCTACCTAAACAAGTACAGCAAGGTTGGTCCCCATTTGGAGCAGCGACGCATCCGCCAGCTCCCCGACCACTTCGGTCCCGGCCAGGCGTCCTCGGTGCTTCAGCAGTGTGTCCAAGCCTGCGTTGACTCCGCCCACAACCAGGCCACCGTCTTTTCCTGCCTTAAGCCCGGCCAGGGCGGCAAGGTCATTTCAG CCTTCTTTGAGAAGCAGCAGCACACACTGACGCTGCCCATCGCCAGCAGCGTCACCTATGTCCTCCGCTTCCTGGAGAAGCTCTGCCACAACCTACACTGTGACCCGCTTTTCGGCAGTCAGCCTGTGGCCGGAGAAAGTCCGCTCTTCACTACAG ACAGGAAAGGTTTGGCAGAGTTGACCACGAATCCCGGTCGAGGCACCAAGAGGCACCTGCATGACTCGCACAAAACCCCCCTGGCCAAGATCTCCCGGGCCGCTGCCAATT GGCTGTCCGTGGAGAGCAGCGTCGCGGCGGCAAGATTGGAGCACTTCAAGATGAGGCCCCTCTCCCCCAGCTCGCAAAAGTTGGGGAGCCGTGTACAGTCGTCag GACCGAGTTGTTTTGGGGAAAGCCCCAAGCCCGGCGGTCAGGACCCCAACGTGTGGAGCGTTGACGACGTCATGCACTACATCCGAGACATCGACCCTGTGCTGGCGCCGCACGCTGACCTGTTCAGGAAACAT GAAATCGATGGCaaggcgctgctgctgctgcgtagCGACACCATGATGAAGTACATGGGCCTGAAGCTGGGCCCCGCCCTCAAACTCACCTTTCACATTGACAAGCTAAAACGAGCCTGA
- the cited4b gene encoding cbp/p300-interacting transactivator 4b: MAEHLMMPINHGSAGTGLHAYRMGMNGLQAGHPQHGQQTAAAMRAMPGGQMMHYAGAQAGMDMRQRQGMVAPGGPMSGAQMGHHHQMMYNGQQQHHMHQAQQQQQVQHQQQQQQQHTAQQNQFMNGGLTSQQLMASMQLQKLNTQYHGHPLGPMGGGGHMGGPPNQYRMNPAQLANMQHMAGPALALNGMDADMIDEEALTSLVMELGLDRVQELPELFLGQNEFDFISDFVSKQQPSTVSC; the protein is encoded by the coding sequence ATGGCCGAGCACCTCATGATGCCCATCAATCACGGTTCGGCCGGCACCGGTCTTCACGCGTACCGGATGGGCATGAACGGCCTGCAGGCGGGCCACCCGCAGCACGGCCAGCAGACGGCAGCGGCCATGCGGGCCATGCCCGGTGGCCAAATGATGCACTACGCCGGCGCCCAGGCCGGCATGGACATGCGCCAACGGCAGGGCATGGTGGCCCCCGGCGGGCCCATGAGCGGAGCCCAAATGGGGCACCACCACCAGATGATGTACAacgggcagcagcagcaccacatGCACCAGgcccaacagcagcagcaggtccaacaccaacagcagcagcagcagcagcacacggCCCAGCAGAATCAGTTCATGAACGGAGGCCTGACGTCGCAGCAGCTCATGGCCAGCATGCAGCTCCAAAAACTCAACACGCAGTATCACGGACACCCGCTCGGGCCCATGGGTGGCGGCGGCCACATGGGCGGCCCACCCAACCAGTACCGCATGAACCCGGCCCAGCTGGCCAACATGCAGCACATGGCGGGCCCGGCGCTGGCGCTAAACGGCATGGACGCAGACATGATCGACGAGGAGGCGCTCACCTCGCTGGTGATGGAGCTCGGCCTGGACCGGGTCCAGGAGCTGCCGGAACTCTTCCTGGGCCAGAACGAGTTTGACTTCATCTCGGACTTTGTCAGCAAACAGCAGCCCAGCACAGTTAGCTGCTGA